One region of Etheostoma cragini isolate CJK2018 chromosome 16, CSU_Ecrag_1.0, whole genome shotgun sequence genomic DNA includes:
- the zgc:63972 gene encoding protein CutA homolog isoform X2, which yields MHIFCKAGRTLGMAFVATGRMEWPWQRCPKDAAFLSVLRSMLLVSCLLLVLSVSMYPGLQSIGVQLHSAVTGSYVPGHHSVLLINSPNKQAAKDIGRAIMERRLAASINILSRTSTMYYWNGEIQDASEVLMLVKTKTSRIQQVIEYVRSVHPYENPEVLSFPVEDGNLAYMKWMDEAIPED from the exons ATGCACATCTTCTGTAAAG CCGGCCGGACATTGGGAATGGCATTTGTTGCCACTGGCAGGATGGAGTGGCCGTGGCAGCGGTGCCCTAAAGACGCTGCCTTCCTCTCTGTCCTTCGGTCGATGCTGCTCGTTTCATGTTTG CTCTTGGTCCTGTCCGTGTCCATGTATCCTGGGTTGCAGTCCATTGGGGTCCAGCTTCATTCAGCCGTCACTGGGAGCTATGTACCAGGCCACCACTCTGTTCTTCTCATCAACAGTCCCAACAAACAGGCAGCCAAGGACATTGGCAG GGCGATCATGGAGAGGCGGCTGGCGGCCAGTATTAACATTCTCTCCAGGACCTCTACAAT GTACTATTGGAACGGTGAAATCCAGGATGCAAGTGAAGTTCTAATG CTGGTGAAAACAAAGACCTCCAGGATCCAGCAAGTCATAGAATATGTGAG GTCCGTTCACCCTTATGAAAACCCAGAAGTCCTCAGCTTCCCGGTGGAGGACGGCAATCTGGCTTACAtgaaatggatggatgaagcCATTCCGGAGGACTGA
- the zgc:63972 gene encoding protein CutA homolog isoform X1, with amino-acid sequence MHIFCKGNEFSESFSLTEQLFYRCCNTCEKRRNTNHPRRQSQRFYERSVSLFYYLHQPAGHWEWHLLPLAGWSGRGSGALKTLPSSLSFGRCCSFHVWAIMERRLAASINILSRTSTMYYWNGEIQDASEVLMLVKTKTSRIQQVIEYVRSVHPYENPEVLSFPVEDGNLAYMKWMDEAIPED; translated from the exons ATGCACATCTTCTGTAAAGGTAATGAGTTTTCTGAAAGTTTCTCTCTCACAGAGCAGCTGTTTTACCGGTGCTGTAATACTTGTGAAAAAAGACGGAACACTAATCATCCCCGGAGACAGTCTCAGCGGTTTTATGAACGAAGTGTGTCCCTCTTTTATTATCTGCACCAGCCGGCCGGACATTGGGAATGGCATTTGTTGCCACTGGCAGGATGGAGTGGCCGTGGCAGCGGTGCCCTAAAGACGCTGCCTTCCTCTCTGTCCTTCGGTCGATGCTGCTCGTTTCATGTTTG GGCGATCATGGAGAGGCGGCTGGCGGCCAGTATTAACATTCTCTCCAGGACCTCTACAAT GTACTATTGGAACGGTGAAATCCAGGATGCAAGTGAAGTTCTAATG CTGGTGAAAACAAAGACCTCCAGGATCCAGCAAGTCATAGAATATGTGAG GTCCGTTCACCCTTATGAAAACCCAGAAGTCCTCAGCTTCCCGGTGGAGGACGGCAATCTGGCTTACAtgaaatggatggatgaagcCATTCCGGAGGACTGA